DNA from Actinomycetota bacterium:
ATGCGGCGGCTTCAGCCAGGCTTGGAGCAGATGCATCCTTAGGTGACAGCACCGACTCCTGGCCGCTGGGCCATGGCAGCCCCAAAGCAGGGTCAAGTGGGTTGATGCCATGTTCGCGTCCTGGCGCGTACGGCTCTGAGCACAGATAGCCGACAGTCACTGCATCGCTCAGCGCGCAGAAGGCATGGCCGAGACCTTCAGCGATATAGAGGCCAGTGCGCGTCTGGTCGTCGAGTTCAACCGCATCCCATTGCCCAAAGGTTGGCGAGCCGAGCCGAATGTCGACCACAACATCGAGAATGCGACCGGAGAAGCACTGGACGTACTTGGCCTGACCGGGCGGAACGTCGGCGAAGTGCACGCCACGCACGGTGCCTCGCTTGGAGACTGAGATGTTCATCTGCTGCAGATCCAGTGCGTGACCAATGGTCTGGGTCACAAGATTCTGCTTGAAGGACTCAAGGAACACGCCTCGATCATCGGGGCGTACCAGCGGCGTGAACGACCAAGCGCCTTCAATGCGGAGTGGGTTGGCCTGCACGCAGTGAGGTTATCGGACCGGCGTCCATTCGC
Protein-coding regions in this window:
- a CDS encoding dTDP-4-dehydrorhamnose 3,5-epimerase family protein, which translates into the protein MQANPLRIEGAWSFTPLVRPDDRGVFLESFKQNLVTQTIGHALDLQQMNISVSKRGTVRGVHFADVPPGQAKYVQCFSGRILDVVVDIRLGSPTFGQWDAVELDDQTRTGLYIAEGLGHAFCALSDAVTVGYLCSEPYAPGREHGINPLDPALGLPWPSGQESVLSPKDASAPSLAEAAASGLLPSYDDCQAFIASLR